One window from the genome of Flavobacteriales bacterium encodes:
- a CDS encoding ATP-dependent helicase, whose product MVPLIDTRKWVPVGIEDLEASAWEVVRSRENTTVVAGPGAGKTELLAQRACYLLQTGLAPDPRRILAISFKRDAAKNLKERVSQRCNSEDSLRFDSYTFDAFAKGLLDRFYPALSETWRPTSDYEILLPRNRTFPDFLDSLGAPPPEIASKAQLQAVPRLSFEKNAILGRPLPPEGLDALNASTWAAATWWEDCLRRGDRSKLTFPMIGRLVELLVRTNPKICEALRATYSHVFLDEFQDTTHVQYDLTRTIFQASGSVLTAVGDHKQQIMRWAMALDEPFRMVEQDFDAERIHLVNNYRSSPTLIRIQHEIALSVDDNAEQSEPKGPPDLPEEDSVILDFSNSEDEAEYLAKFIGSGISNDGLNPRDFVILVKQKASEYACELAPTFLESGVKVRDESEIQDTLAERLVADIISFLRLGSMSRAGKHWLDCNRIVLHLMGYNPEDSVEVMSVQERLSSFHSVLRRKMNTMPESEPQVRLVVESILRFLQEDRVKHAYPEYSQGNWYSQVSDKTIKYLFQSCKASADWESALDDLEGKNCVPLMTIHKSKGLEYHTVIFLALDDTAWWSFRSQPEEGRSTFFVAFSRAKQRVIFTYCEERGDRRKIASLYDILQSASVPSRSVS is encoded by the coding sequence ATGGTCCCTTTGATAGATACGAGGAAATGGGTTCCAGTTGGCATCGAAGACCTGGAAGCCAGCGCATGGGAAGTCGTCCGGTCGCGAGAAAACACCACAGTGGTTGCCGGTCCTGGAGCCGGAAAGACCGAACTCTTGGCCCAGCGGGCTTGTTACTTGCTGCAAACTGGCCTGGCGCCTGATCCGAGAAGGATTTTGGCCATTAGCTTCAAGCGGGATGCGGCCAAGAATTTGAAGGAGAGGGTAAGCCAACGGTGTAATTCGGAAGATAGCCTCCGATTCGATTCCTATACATTTGACGCTTTCGCCAAAGGATTGCTTGACCGATTCTACCCAGCTCTCTCGGAAACTTGGCGTCCCACCTCGGACTACGAGATTCTCCTGCCAAGAAATAGAACGTTCCCGGATTTTTTGGATTCTCTCGGAGCGCCCCCTCCAGAGATCGCAAGTAAGGCTCAACTCCAAGCGGTCCCAAGGCTCTCTTTCGAAAAAAATGCGATATTGGGACGTCCACTGCCGCCGGAAGGATTGGATGCCCTAAATGCGAGTACGTGGGCAGCAGCGACGTGGTGGGAAGATTGTTTAAGAAGAGGTGACCGGTCCAAGCTCACATTTCCGATGATCGGGAGGCTAGTTGAACTCCTGGTCAGAACAAATCCAAAGATATGTGAGGCGCTAAGAGCCACCTACTCGCATGTCTTCCTTGATGAGTTTCAAGATACAACCCATGTCCAATACGACCTGACGAGAACGATTTTCCAGGCCTCCGGGAGCGTCTTGACGGCGGTCGGGGACCACAAGCAACAAATCATGCGTTGGGCTATGGCACTAGATGAGCCTTTCAGGATGGTTGAGCAGGATTTTGACGCAGAACGTATCCATCTCGTTAATAACTACAGATCGTCGCCTACCTTGATACGTATCCAACATGAGATTGCCTTGTCAGTGGACGACAATGCCGAGCAGTCTGAACCAAAAGGGCCACCGGATCTTCCAGAAGAAGACAGCGTGATTCTAGACTTTTCTAATTCAGAGGACGAAGCCGAGTATCTTGCTAAATTCATCGGTTCGGGTATATCCAACGATGGCCTGAACCCAAGAGACTTCGTTATATTAGTTAAGCAAAAGGCTTCTGAGTATGCCTGCGAACTGGCACCGACGTTTCTAGAATCGGGCGTAAAAGTTCGGGACGAAAGTGAAATCCAAGACACTTTGGCAGAGCGCCTCGTTGCCGACATTATTTCCTTCCTTCGATTAGGCTCGATGAGTCGGGCGGGTAAGCACTGGTTGGACTGCAATCGCATTGTGTTGCACTTGATGGGATACAATCCCGAAGATAGCGTCGAGGTCATGTCCGTGCAGGAACGCTTGTCGTCCTTCCACTCGGTCTTACGGCGAAAAATGAACACAATGCCAGAATCAGAGCCGCAAGTTCGCTTGGTCGTTGAATCAATTCTGCGATTCCTCCAAGAAGATAGGGTCAAACATGCCTACCCTGAGTACAGCCAAGGGAATTGGTATTCGCAAGTTTCAGATAAGACCATCAAGTATCTGTTTCAATCGTGTAAGGCTAGCGCGGATTGGGAATCAGCTCTCGACGACCTGGAGGGCAAGAATTGCGTCCCGCTGATGACAATTCACAAGAGCAAGGGCCTTGAATATCACACCGTCATTTTCTTGGCCTTGGATGATACGGCTTGGTGGAGTTTCAGGAGTCAGCCCGAGGAAGGCAGGTCGACGTTTTTTGTCGCATTTTCGAGGGCCAAGCAGAGAGTGATCTTCACTTATTGCGAAGAGCGTGGCGACAGAAGGAAGATAGCTTCACTGTATGACATTTTGCAGTCCGCAAGTGTGCCATCCCGCTCGGTGAGTTAA